In Neovison vison isolate M4711 chromosome 14, ASM_NN_V1, whole genome shotgun sequence, the following proteins share a genomic window:
- the PERCC1 gene encoding protein PERCC1 produces the protein MAAGVIRPLCDFQLPLAARRPFLPSDPEPQETSEDEDEEEEEEEEEDAPEAAGLGGRSPGPRASGWAPEAAPRGPSSPETPLRLLRFSELISGDIQRYFGCKDGGQDPDAGDVHADDLQCADPARPAPAGPPDGDEAAQPGVLSPRGPEGQVRGLGPLAELFDYGLRQYPVLGAPAGRRLRLERKYGHIVPMAQRKLPLSFWEEPALGPLGLLHPGTPDFSDLLASWSAETGPEMPGGGVPQALDGVPLAEA, from the coding sequence ATGGCTGCGGGTGTGATCCGCCCTCTGTGCGACTTCCAGCTGCCTCTGGCAGCCCGCCGGCCCTTCCTgccctcagacccagagccccagGAGACCTCCGAGGacgaggacgaggaggaggaggaggaggaggaggaggacgcgCCAGAGGCTGCGGGGCTGGGCGGTAGGAGCCCAGGCCCCCGGGCCTCGGGCTGGGCCCCAGAAGCAGCTCCTCGGGGCCCTAGCAGCCCAGAAACACCCCTGCGGCTGCTGCGGTTCTCCGAGCTCATCAGTGGCGACATCCAGCGGTACTTTGGCTGCAAGGATGGGGGGCAGGACCCTGACGCCGGTGACGTCCACGCAGACGACCTCCAGTGCGCTGACCCGGCGCGCCCGGCTCCGGCTGGGCCCCCAGACGGCGACGAGGCTGCGCAGCCCGGAGTGCTCTCCCCCAGGGGTCCCGAGGGGCAGGTTCGCGGGCTGGGGCCGCTGGCCGAGCTCTTCGACTACGGGCTGCGGCAGTACCCGGTGCTTGGGGCCCCGGCCGGCAGGCGGCTCCGGCTGGAGCGCAAGTACGGCCACATTGTCCCCATGGCCCAGAGGAAGCTGCCGCTCTCCTTCTGGGAGGAGCCGGCCCTGGGCCCCCTGGGCCTGCTCCACCCTGGCACGCCTGACTTCAGCGACCTGCTGGCCAGCTGGTCGGCGGAGACTGGCCCCGAGATGCCCGGGGGAGGGGTCCCCCAGGCCCTGGACGGGGTGCCGCTGGCCGAGGCCTAG